One segment of Acidianus sp. HS-5 DNA contains the following:
- a CDS encoding uroporphyrinogen-III synthase: protein MRILFLRPEGSKLPIVDFAEIINIPIFTPVCTDYPPLPSTEAYAFTSSNAVKCFHDLDKIKEKEIFSIGKSTAQELLKHGIKSEYPQDYDSLSLAYFIRSKGVRSLTAIRSKKASDDLRKSLQDIEYYEIYDYDTVVDKENLEKSKYYLENCKADVVVLTSSEISKTVATYLRSCYKIISIGPMTTRTILSLRPDLKIFQSKIYDIEGVIDLIRKEVKLNG from the coding sequence ATGAGAATCTTATTCCTTAGACCTGAAGGTAGTAAATTACCTATAGTTGATTTTGCAGAGATTATAAATATACCTATATTTACTCCAGTTTGTACAGACTATCCTCCTTTACCTTCAACAGAGGCTTATGCTTTCACCAGTTCTAATGCTGTAAAATGTTTTCACGATCTTGATAAGATAAAGGAAAAAGAAATCTTCTCTATAGGCAAAAGTACTGCCCAAGAGTTACTAAAACACGGTATCAAATCAGAATATCCGCAAGACTATGATAGTCTAAGTTTGGCATATTTTATTAGAAGTAAAGGAGTAAGATCCTTAACTGCAATAAGGAGTAAGAAAGCTTCAGATGATTTAAGAAAGTCTCTTCAAGATATTGAATACTATGAAATATATGATTACGATACAGTAGTTGATAAAGAAAATTTGGAAAAAAGTAAATACTATCTAGAAAATTGTAAAGCTGATGTTGTAGTTTTAACCAGTTCAGAAATATCAAAAACTGTTGCAACTTATCTTAGGAGTTGTTATAAAATAATCAGCATAGGTCCTATGACTACTAGGACGATTTTATCTCTAAGACCGGACCTAAAGATTTTTCAAAGCAAAATATATGATATAGAAGGCGTAATTGACTTAATTAGAAAGGAAGTGAAGCTTAATGGATGA
- a CDS encoding MBL fold metallo-hydrolase, with protein MFYDIKKTGAILLGNNFTVDGHYDRNFRVVTHFHADHILQLKKSISSCIGIISTPPTLEVLSILGYNIPKRKAIGINYGIKIVIEDEKIELVQADHVFGAAQVVVSNSNGESIGYTGDFKSPGKGTPILNTDVLVVDTTYGKPIFRRKFRDEVETLFSDYINDSLIYGPVRVYAYYGKIQEAMKILRRNGITAPFIVDGKVKEITDVAIKYGLEIKDVFSASSNEAKDIIRDGWYVEFKHFHDFKNRDSKFANFALSGWEFSSPIRDVDNKSKIVALSDHADFDELVYYVDSSPASLIVTDGGRKGYYKEFAEYVNKYLNKKAISLPKD; from the coding sequence GTGTTCTACGATATTAAGAAAACTGGTGCAATACTTCTTGGTAATAACTTTACGGTTGACGGTCATTATGATCGAAATTTTAGAGTTGTAACACATTTTCATGCCGATCATATTTTACAATTGAAAAAGAGCATTTCGTCTTGCATAGGTATTATATCAACTCCACCAACTCTTGAAGTCCTCTCTATCCTGGGATATAATATACCTAAGAGAAAAGCAATAGGAATAAACTATGGTATAAAAATTGTAATAGAAGACGAAAAAATAGAACTAGTTCAAGCAGATCATGTTTTTGGTGCAGCCCAGGTAGTTGTAAGTAATTCCAATGGTGAAAGTATAGGCTATACCGGTGATTTTAAGAGCCCTGGAAAAGGAACTCCTATACTTAATACAGACGTATTGGTTGTTGATACAACTTACGGGAAGCCTATCTTTAGGAGAAAATTTAGGGACGAAGTTGAAACTTTATTTTCAGATTATATAAATGATTCTCTAATTTATGGTCCTGTGAGAGTTTACGCATATTATGGGAAGATTCAAGAGGCTATGAAAATACTAAGGAGAAACGGAATAACAGCTCCTTTTATAGTAGATGGTAAGGTAAAGGAAATTACTGACGTTGCAATAAAATACGGTCTTGAAATTAAAGATGTTTTTTCTGCAAGTAGTAATGAAGCCAAGGATATAATAAGAGACGGCTGGTATGTTGAATTCAAGCACTTTCATGATTTTAAAAATAGAGATTCTAAATTCGCAAACTTTGCATTGTCTGGTTGGGAATTCTCTAGTCCGATAAGAGATGTAGATAATAAATCTAAAATAGTTGCACTTAGTGATCATGCTGATTTTGATGAGTTAGTTTATTATGTCGATTCATCTCCAGCATCTTTAATAGTTACGGATGGAGGAAGGAAAGGATATTATAAGGAGTTTGCAGAATATGTTAATAAATACCTTAATAAGAAGGCTATAAGTTTGCCCAAGGATTAA
- a CDS encoding alkaline phosphatase family protein, with protein sequence MKVILTVIDGMSFHLVDNFLYHLGTLYKFSQEGVYGKLESVYPAITPIALASLFTGLQPKNHGIIAPKIFVKGRKLSYPLTAYNSSSLTAEPIWSILGKKGFKVLVSSAPQALPDKWKLENVMLFDPYRSKIKKCTKGYVLKEGENKISGNKWNVKIDNDTFYVSLPDSKEVKLSQGEWSNPIEFDAKCGGKDVKGIAFLHAREKDIYLTPPSFLTEWGNNKNLLEDIWNNVALKEGIILDGDYKSLNKGLISLEEYMKTVELSYNFFYSYTEYLLTKTNWDFAITYLPTIDNLQHLMYGIEDSKALDVIFNAYKLADKFVELNSKYAETIFVCSDHGISKIKKKVYINKILERINVLKIEDGKIDWRKTKAFYGGGGIIRINLKNREENGIVSKEEFPKLVKYIVRNLENIIDDGEKVFTRIYEKENPAGDREGDIEITPRYLYGMSSDVESNDEEIIKQVTPYKMSTGDHGYFRKEDLYGVFFAHGSKIRKNREKMEARIIDIAPTILKVFNVQNKKSDGRALVEVLR encoded by the coding sequence TTGAAAGTAATACTAACAGTAATAGACGGAATGTCCTTTCATCTAGTTGATAACTTTCTTTACCATCTTGGTACCTTATACAAGTTCTCGCAAGAAGGCGTTTACGGTAAATTAGAAAGCGTTTATCCTGCAATAACTCCCATAGCTTTAGCATCTCTTTTTACAGGTTTACAGCCTAAAAATCACGGTATTATTGCACCAAAAATTTTCGTTAAAGGAAGAAAACTTTCGTATCCATTAACTGCTTACAATAGTTCTTCATTGACTGCAGAACCAATATGGAGCATACTAGGTAAAAAAGGCTTCAAAGTATTAGTATCTTCCGCTCCTCAGGCTTTACCAGATAAATGGAAACTCGAAAATGTAATGCTATTTGATCCATACAGATCAAAGATTAAGAAATGCACAAAGGGATACGTCCTAAAAGAAGGAGAAAATAAGATATCGGGAAACAAATGGAATGTAAAAATTGATAATGATACATTTTATGTTTCTCTGCCAGACAGTAAGGAAGTAAAGCTAAGTCAAGGAGAGTGGAGTAATCCTATAGAATTTGATGCTAAATGCGGAGGAAAAGACGTCAAGGGCATAGCCTTTTTACATGCTAGAGAAAAAGACATTTACCTAACTCCTCCGTCATTTCTTACTGAATGGGGTAACAATAAAAATCTCCTAGAAGATATTTGGAATAACGTTGCTTTAAAAGAAGGTATAATACTAGATGGAGATTATAAATCACTAAATAAAGGATTAATTTCTCTCGAAGAATACATGAAAACTGTAGAATTGTCATACAACTTCTTCTACAGTTATACCGAATATCTCTTAACAAAAACTAACTGGGACTTTGCTATAACTTACCTTCCGACTATAGATAATTTACAGCATTTGATGTACGGAATAGAAGATTCTAAAGCTCTTGATGTAATATTCAACGCATATAAACTCGCAGATAAGTTTGTTGAACTTAACTCTAAGTACGCTGAGACGATATTTGTATGTTCAGATCATGGGATTTCAAAAATAAAGAAAAAAGTGTATATCAATAAGATTTTAGAGAGAATAAATGTATTAAAAATTGAAGATGGGAAAATTGATTGGAGAAAGACTAAAGCGTTTTACGGTGGAGGAGGTATAATTAGGATAAACTTGAAGAATAGGGAAGAAAACGGAATAGTAAGTAAGGAAGAATTTCCGAAATTGGTTAAATATATTGTAAGAAACTTGGAAAATATAATAGATGATGGAGAAAAAGTTTTCACAAGAATTTATGAAAAGGAAAACCCTGCAGGAGATAGAGAAGGAGACATAGAAATTACTCCGAGATATTTATACGGAATGAGTAGTGACGTTGAAAGTAACGATGAAGAGATAATAAAACAAGTTACACCTTATAAGATGTCTACAGGAGATCACGGTTATTTTAGGAAAGAAGACCTCTATGGAGTATTTTTTGCCCATGGTAGTAAAATAAGAAAAAATAGAGAAAAAATGGAAGCTAGAATTATAGATATTGCCCCAACAATTTTGAAAGTATTTAATGTTCAGAATAAGAAGTCTGATGGGAGAGCATTAGTAGAGGTATTAAGATGA
- a CDS encoding FAD-binding oxidoreductase, with translation MIIIGAGGHGLSLAYHLVKKGIRDIVLIEQNRVGYGSSGRNASRYRYHFYSKENTEFALEGIKYLISQRRELKYNPLIYKTGYLWLLDNENLIQNFRKLHSLWTSYSIGGEFLECSEFEFLKIDETCYFAPQDGAFHHDYIIYSYYDKIKDKVSIKYGKVVKILQNNGKSTGIKLESGEEIKDNIIVVTAGAWSGELLKTSNINLPIYPDRKEIFITEDVKFKIKPLVIDFKREIYFSHTLKGEIIGGIEKEDIGFKEFSVSFLDSIEYLKRLREVVRGIDGIGILRGWSGYYEMTPDHSHVMGYDNNWPEGLYVDAGYSGHGMMFAPYSGKIMADLIADNRKNKFIQIFSPDRFKEEKLIEEKMVI, from the coding sequence ATGATTATAATAGGAGCTGGAGGTCATGGACTCAGTTTAGCCTACCACTTAGTCAAAAAAGGGATCAGAGACATAGTCCTCATAGAGCAAAATAGGGTGGGTTACGGTTCAAGTGGAAGAAATGCCAGTAGGTATAGATATCATTTTTACAGTAAAGAAAATACAGAGTTCGCTTTAGAAGGTATAAAATACCTTATTTCGCAAAGGAGAGAGTTAAAATATAATCCTTTAATATATAAGACTGGATACTTATGGCTTTTAGATAATGAAAATTTAATTCAGAATTTTAGAAAATTACATTCCTTGTGGACTTCTTACTCCATCGGTGGAGAATTTTTGGAATGTAGTGAATTTGAATTCCTTAAAATAGATGAGACTTGCTATTTCGCTCCTCAAGATGGAGCATTTCATCATGATTATATAATTTACAGTTATTATGACAAGATAAAAGACAAGGTTAGTATAAAATATGGAAAAGTAGTAAAAATTTTACAGAATAATGGAAAATCTACTGGAATTAAACTTGAAAGCGGAGAGGAAATAAAAGATAATATAATAGTAGTAACTGCTGGAGCATGGTCTGGAGAATTATTAAAAACTTCAAACATAAATTTACCTATATATCCTGATAGAAAGGAAATATTCATAACAGAAGATGTTAAATTTAAAATTAAACCGCTAGTTATAGACTTTAAAAGGGAAATTTATTTCTCTCACACGCTTAAAGGAGAAATAATAGGTGGAATAGAAAAGGAGGATATAGGCTTCAAGGAATTTTCTGTGTCTTTTCTAGATTCTATAGAATACTTGAAGAGATTAAGGGAAGTAGTAAGAGGTATAGACGGTATAGGAATATTGAGGGGATGGTCGGGATATTATGAAATGACGCCAGATCACTCCCACGTAATGGGATATGATAATAATTGGCCGGAAGGACTATATGTTGATGCAGGATATAGCGGACATGGTATGATGTTCGCTCCTTATTCTGGAAAAATAATGGCAGATTTAATAGCTGATAATAGGAAAAATAAATTCATTCAGATATTTTCCCCGGATAGGTTTAAAGAGGAAAAACTTATTGAGGAAAAGATGGTTATTTAA
- the hemC gene encoding hydroxymethylbilane synthase: MIRIAARNSQLSLIQVKVVSDYLNKLGYDTEFISVKTKADLFATEPLYKLGKGVFEKEVNEYVIKGLADLAVHSMKDLTSAINEELDIMATVKRDSPYDVLVSKKDVFDLESKAVVGTSSIRRKNFITFLRPDITVKDLRGNIDTRIKKYNSEEYNGIIIAEASILRLNLNVKYFRLNPIDFTPEANQGIIAVVGRKNDEKMRKILTELHDQRTFNEAIAERSTMEIVGGGCHSPFGVYFEQIDGNLSGMASFSDGKRKITVTIERKGDPKDVGRELGKLLLGEMKNENLIP; encoded by the coding sequence TTGATAAGAATTGCGGCCAGGAATAGCCAACTGAGTTTAATTCAAGTTAAGGTTGTTTCTGATTACTTGAATAAACTAGGATATGACACTGAATTTATAAGTGTTAAAACTAAGGCTGACCTATTTGCTACGGAACCGCTATATAAACTAGGGAAAGGAGTATTTGAAAAGGAAGTTAATGAGTATGTAATAAAGGGGCTTGCGGATTTAGCTGTCCATAGCATGAAGGATTTAACAAGCGCCATAAATGAAGAATTGGATATAATGGCTACAGTAAAAAGAGATTCACCTTACGATGTTTTAGTTTCTAAAAAAGACGTTTTCGATTTAGAGAGTAAGGCAGTTGTAGGAACAAGCAGTATTAGAAGGAAGAACTTTATAACATTTTTAAGACCTGATATAACAGTTAAGGATTTGAGAGGTAATATCGATACGAGAATTAAAAAATACAATTCTGAAGAGTATAATGGAATAATAATAGCTGAGGCTTCTATACTTAGGCTTAACTTAAACGTAAAATACTTTAGGCTTAATCCTATTGATTTTACTCCAGAGGCAAACCAGGGAATAATAGCAGTTGTAGGTAGAAAGAATGATGAAAAAATGAGAAAAATATTGACAGAATTACATGATCAACGGACTTTTAATGAGGCAATAGCAGAAAGAAGTACAATGGAAATAGTAGGTGGAGGATGTCATTCACCATTTGGAGTTTATTTTGAACAAATTGATGGTAACTTATCTGGCATGGCGAGTTTCTCTGACGGTAAGAGAAAGATAACAGTAACAATAGAGAGAAAAGGAGATCCTAAAGATGTAGGGCGTGAGCTTGGAAAATTACTTCTAGGAGAGATGAAGAATGAGAATCTTATTCCTTAG
- a CDS encoding (2Fe-2S)-binding protein, which yields MIKSKKHKRYRFPKDCEEGLPYTEIVENGKRIKICENFDKYYTSSYGFQLPLSFNSSIIHSKFLRNEFILNNVPRFLNLPEYYEKGQEIRSEIDDKITDIIIGGGISGISALENCKNCVLISQIFDDEIFLDPTYEDNNFKNRIKSIIKENNNRIIEGKFVGAFDEGLVFRLKDKYLIIRKPAKIILASGSRFLPPIFPGNDLPGIISRRMYLKFSNIFKNIVVIGSTDDAIRTALISKSKVILRNGTENFSKKYLELAENKGIDFLKVTHLKASRKGKKIILTHDYGKEVVDAVVFAIVRQPRIEIASNLGIEYSYYSGAHIYLPISDIKGKVNNTYYVTGGMRGISDYELSFISGKVIFDENIDEFTARLKETYIYQKKESESPYFFGNGYICECEDVKLNEIEEQYKKGYKSVEEMKRTLGISTGYCQGKICSFLAGDYLESNKLITFRSPLYPMW from the coding sequence ATGATTAAAAGTAAGAAGCATAAGAGGTACAGATTTCCTAAAGACTGCGAGGAAGGATTACCTTATACTGAAATAGTAGAGAATGGAAAAAGGATTAAAATATGTGAAAATTTTGATAAATATTACACTTCTTCTTACGGTTTTCAATTACCCCTCAGTTTTAACTCTTCAATAATACATAGTAAATTTCTTAGAAACGAGTTTATTCTTAATAACGTTCCTAGATTTCTTAATCTACCGGAATATTATGAAAAAGGACAAGAAATAAGAAGTGAAATTGACGATAAAATTACCGATATAATAATAGGTGGAGGAATTAGTGGCATTTCTGCGTTAGAGAACTGTAAAAATTGTGTTTTAATCTCACAAATTTTTGATGACGAAATATTCTTAGATCCTACTTATGAAGATAATAATTTTAAAAATAGAATTAAGTCAATAATTAAAGAAAATAATAACAGAATAATTGAGGGAAAATTTGTTGGAGCATTTGATGAGGGTCTTGTTTTTAGACTTAAGGATAAATACTTAATAATAAGAAAACCTGCAAAAATAATCTTAGCCTCAGGTTCAAGATTTTTACCTCCAATTTTTCCGGGGAACGATTTACCAGGCATAATATCAAGAAGGATGTACTTGAAATTCTCAAATATATTCAAAAATATAGTAGTTATAGGCTCTACTGATGATGCAATTAGAACCGCATTAATATCTAAATCTAAAGTAATCTTAAGAAACGGGACGGAAAATTTCTCTAAAAAATACTTGGAATTAGCTGAGAATAAAGGAATAGATTTTCTAAAAGTAACTCACCTTAAAGCTTCAAGAAAAGGAAAGAAAATTATACTCACTCATGATTATGGAAAAGAAGTAGTGGACGCGGTAGTCTTTGCAATAGTTAGACAACCTAGAATTGAAATAGCAAGTAATCTAGGAATTGAATACAGTTATTATAGTGGAGCTCATATTTATCTTCCGATAAGTGATATTAAAGGTAAAGTCAACAATACTTATTATGTGACAGGAGGTATGAGAGGAATTAGCGACTACGAATTATCTTTCATAAGCGGAAAAGTTATATTCGACGAGAATATCGATGAGTTTACAGCTAGATTAAAGGAAACATATATTTACCAAAAGAAAGAGTCTGAGTCGCCTTATTTCTTCGGAAATGGTTACATCTGTGAATGCGAGGACGTTAAACTTAATGAAATAGAGGAACAATATAAAAAAGGTTATAAATCAGTTGAGGAAATGAAAAGAACTCTTGGAATTTCAACTGGGTATTGCCAAGGGAAGATCTGTAGCTTTTTAGCCGGAGATTATTTAGAAAGCAATAAGCTGATAACTTTCAGATCCCCTTTATATCCAATGTGGTAG